One segment of Thermodesulforhabdaceae bacterium DNA contains the following:
- a CDS encoding sigma-54 dependent transcriptional regulator has translation MVTQQGQTALIACQYDDFTERLKAILSQEGFKIEIAKNGYEAVRIINRQQIHIAFIEDTLKGKNGMEILDYHHSLGLSFPVIIVAREPSVEKAVKAMQQGAYNYLAYDAIDIPDSIIKAVKDGCYCSEKAISISLPEVSEDSQQQEEIQFFEELVGTSAPMKRLYRLIDRVAQSDVTVLITGESGTGKELVAHSIHRRSNRRNKPFVPVNCGAIPEELLESEFFGHEKGAFSGAIRTKIGRFELANGGTIFLDEIGEMKLPLQVKLLRFLQEHKFERVGGLKTIEVDVRVIAATNKDLWKAVQEGIFREDLFYRINVVPIHIPPLRERKEDIQLLVDHFLTRYASSEDGGQKKIISPEVIECFMEYPWPGNVRELENIIKRLIILSDGDKITVDDLPERFQQKKEKSQDVFPFAKLPEEGIDLKQTLEELERLFIQQALERTGGVKNQAAKLLGLNRTTLIEKMKKLGLSLSTKSKD, from the coding sequence AGCCATACTATCCCAGGAAGGATTCAAAATTGAGATTGCCAAAAACGGCTATGAAGCTGTGCGCATAATAAATCGTCAGCAAATCCACATAGCCTTTATAGAAGACACTCTCAAAGGAAAAAACGGGATGGAAATTCTGGATTATCATCATAGTCTTGGGCTTTCTTTTCCTGTGATCATAGTTGCCAGAGAACCATCTGTTGAAAAGGCTGTAAAAGCTATGCAACAGGGAGCATATAACTATCTTGCCTACGATGCGATTGATATTCCGGACTCTATTATTAAGGCAGTAAAAGACGGATGCTACTGTAGCGAAAAAGCTATTTCAATCTCATTACCCGAAGTTTCAGAAGATTCGCAACAACAGGAAGAAATTCAATTCTTTGAAGAACTCGTGGGGACTAGTGCTCCAATGAAAAGGCTTTACCGGCTGATAGACCGAGTGGCCCAATCTGATGTAACTGTTCTTATCACCGGGGAAAGCGGGACAGGAAAAGAACTGGTTGCTCACTCAATACATCGCAGAAGCAATCGTCGCAACAAACCTTTTGTGCCTGTAAATTGTGGAGCAATACCTGAAGAACTTCTGGAAAGCGAATTTTTTGGACATGAAAAAGGGGCTTTTTCTGGAGCCATCCGAACAAAGATTGGTAGATTTGAACTGGCTAACGGAGGCACTATATTTCTCGATGAAATCGGGGAAATGAAGTTACCCCTTCAGGTAAAGCTCTTGAGATTTCTTCAGGAACATAAATTTGAGCGAGTTGGAGGGCTTAAGACGATAGAAGTTGATGTTCGAGTCATCGCCGCTACGAACAAGGATTTATGGAAAGCCGTTCAGGAAGGGATTTTCAGGGAGGACCTTTTTTACAGAATAAACGTTGTGCCCATTCACATCCCCCCTCTTAGGGAAAGGAAAGAGGACATTCAGCTTTTAGTAGATCACTTTCTCACGCGTTATGCTTCTTCCGAAGATGGTGGACAGAAAAAGATTATAAGTCCTGAAGTGATCGAATGCTTTATGGAGTATCCGTGGCCTGGAAACGTGAGGGAACTCGAAAATATCATTAAGCGTTTGATCATACTTTCAGATGGAGACAAAATTACAGTAGATGATCTTCCTGAGCGCTTTCAACAAAAGAAAGAAAAATCGCAAGATGTTTTCCCATTTGCCAAATTACCCGAAGAGGGCATAGATCTTAAGCAAACTCTCGAAGAACTCGAAAGGCTGTTTATTCAGCAGGCACTGGAAAGAACCGGTGGTGTCAAAAATCAGGCAGCAAAACTCCTGGGGCTTAACAGAACCACACTCATAGAGAAAATGAAAAAACTCGGTTTAAGTTTGTCCACCAAATCAAAAGACTAA